The Candidatus Margulisiibacteriota bacterium genome segment GAATGCAGGAATCCAGTGTTTACAAACTATTGTCTGGATTCTTCCTTCCTCTCCTCAGCCTTCGGGTAGCTTTAGTCCGAAAATGAAAACTTTAAAGTCATTGCGAGCGAAGCGCGGCAATCTACATTTCTAGATACGTGGATTGCTTCGTCATTAACATTCCTCGCAATGACAAAATATATTTTCGGATAACCAAGGCTTTACAAAGCAATAGAGAGAGACACAACTAGGTGAAAAACTTCTTCTTATAACCCTTAAAGCTGCTGTTTTTATTGAATAATCTATAAAAGTTGTATATCATGAACTTAGATCATGAAAAGAGTACTCCTTGCTGACTCCACCGCTTTTGTCCGTACCCGGCTAAAAAGCAGTCTTGAAAATAAAAATCACTCTCTGATTGAAGCTTCTACTGTTACGGAAACACTGACAGAATGCCAGCGGGCCCAACCTGAAGTCATGGTTATAGACATTAACCTTGAAGACACCAATAAGATTGGATTTATACAGGAGCTAAAAAAAATCGATCCTGACGCACTGCTTATTATAATAGCCAAAAGCATAGATAAAGAAATGGTAAAACAGCTTATGGAGCTGGGTATTAAAGACATTTTTGTCAAACCTTTCCGGCTGGATACTCTGATCAACAGGATAAATAAATAATGTTTAATGTTGTAAAAAAAGGACTGTTAAATTTTATCTCCAACCGTTTCGGTATTCCACATACGGCGATTGCCTATATTAAACCCATGACCATTGCAGGCAGGCAAACAAAAATAGGTCTGCCTAAAGACCTGATCTCTTTAAATGTTTTAAATCTGGTCAGAGGTATATTTAATAATATAGTAATCCCCTCCTATTTAAACTGGGTCTGGCCTTACTGGGTTGTTCGCCAGCATGATAGTAAGGGGCTAAGCTTTATTCCCCGGGGTTTTCAAATCCCTTCAATTAATGTAGC includes the following:
- a CDS encoding response regulator, with translation MKRVLLADSTAFVRTRLKSSLENKNHSLIEASTVTETLTECQRAQPEVMVIDINLEDTNKIGFIQELKKIDPDALLIIIAKSIDKEMVKQLMELGIKDIFVKPFRLDTLINRINK